A section of the Streptomyces sp. CG1 genome encodes:
- a CDS encoding SseB family protein yields MANKNIPDPGFSDDDGSADPRLSAALAAWAEDRGALGPVLEALKGARLLVPVVAVLGEVEEDENGLRREKTSDMAVPTLKAGHRTALPAFTSTDSLARWDPAARPVAVPLHQALEAAAHEKADTVVLDLAGPVPFELTGPALRALAEGRTSTDPLADPAVIEAVRTAVAAEPAVLRAHLGTGQADGTLALVLDAAAEPARAARAVAERLAADETLRARLVRGLDLALLPAGTTPPGEPLYVKG; encoded by the coding sequence GTGGCGAACAAGAACATTCCCGACCCCGGCTTCTCCGACGACGACGGCTCCGCCGACCCCCGGCTGAGCGCCGCGCTCGCCGCCTGGGCCGAGGACCGCGGCGCCCTCGGGCCGGTCCTGGAGGCGCTGAAGGGCGCCCGCCTGCTCGTCCCCGTCGTCGCCGTGCTCGGTGAGGTCGAGGAGGACGAGAACGGACTGCGCCGCGAGAAGACCAGCGACATGGCCGTACCCACCCTGAAGGCCGGCCACCGCACCGCCCTGCCCGCCTTCACCTCCACCGACTCCCTCGCCCGCTGGGACCCCGCGGCCCGCCCGGTCGCCGTACCGCTGCACCAGGCGCTGGAGGCCGCCGCCCACGAGAAGGCCGACACGGTCGTGCTGGACCTCGCCGGACCGGTGCCGTTCGAGCTGACAGGCCCGGCGCTGCGCGCCCTCGCCGAGGGCCGCACCAGCACCGACCCGCTCGCCGACCCCGCCGTGATCGAGGCCGTCCGTACGGCCGTGGCGGCGGAGCCCGCCGTGCTGCGCGCCCATCTCGGCACCGGGCAGGCCGACGGCACCCTCGCCCTCGTCCTCGATGCGGCCGCGGAGCCCGCCCGGGCCGCCCGCGCGGTCGCCGAGCGCCTCGCCGCCGACGAGACACTGAGGGCCCGCCTGGTGCGCGGCCTCGACCTGGCACTGCTGCCGGCCGGGACCACGCCTCCGGGCGAGCCCCTGTACGTAAAGGGATAG
- a CDS encoding serine hydrolase — MATASVPSGARVSAAVRAVDSGESAGYGDAAFDTASIVKVDILATLLLQAQDADRQLTPAERSYATKMIENSDNASATALWHTIGRADGLDAANKRFGLTATSGGDGELWGLTQTTAADQLVLLQQVFGTGSRLSTASRSYVQGLMKSVEADQRWGVSAVADGNSWALKNGWLARSTTGLWDVNSIGRVTVDGTGYLVAVLSKGTESQAEGIALVEAAAKAAVSAFTDA; from the coding sequence ATGGCGACAGCGAGCGTGCCGTCGGGGGCGCGGGTGTCGGCGGCCGTGCGGGCGGTGGACTCCGGGGAGAGCGCCGGGTACGGGGACGCGGCGTTCGACACGGCGAGCATCGTGAAGGTCGACATCCTGGCCACGCTGCTGCTCCAGGCGCAGGACGCCGACCGGCAGTTGACCCCGGCCGAGCGGTCGTACGCCACGAAGATGATCGAGAACAGCGACAACGCGTCCGCGACGGCGCTGTGGCACACCATCGGGCGGGCAGACGGCCTGGACGCTGCGAACAAACGCTTCGGGCTGACCGCGACCTCCGGGGGCGACGGCGAGCTGTGGGGGCTGACGCAGACCACGGCCGCGGACCAACTCGTCCTGCTCCAGCAGGTGTTCGGCACGGGCTCCCGGCTGAGCACGGCCTCCCGGAGCTATGTCCAGGGTCTGATGAAGTCGGTCGAGGCGGACCAGCGGTGGGGCGTGTCGGCCGTCGCCGACGGCAACTCCTGGGCGCTGAAGAACGGTTGGCTGGCGCGCAGTACGACGGGTCTGTGGGACGTGAACAGCATCGGCCGGGTGACGGTGGACGGCACCGGCTACCTGGTGGCGGTGCTCTCGAAGGGCACCGAGAGCCAGGCCGAGGGCATCGCGCTGGTGGAGGCGGCGGCGAAGGCGGCGGTGTCGGCGTTCACCGACGCGTGA